The Alkalihalobacillus sp. TS-13 genomic interval TTGCTAACAATGATCCTTGATGATTCATTGCAGCTCGGATTGGTGTCCATGTCAGTTTCCCTTCCTGTATGGGTGATTTCTTATGTAACTGTTCGATTTTATTTCGGTCTTGGACTGCAATCGCCTTTTCCCAAGAAGGTTCGAAAATCAATTTATCAGCCATATCCCGTGTGTCCTTTCTATTCTTGAATTTTAATTGAAAGTTTCTGTTAATGATAATGAATTTTTGCGAAATTCCCTCCCTTTCCGCGGGAGTGTCGTAAATTTCCAAAAATTTTTTCATATAGAATCAACATCAATATAGCCCATTGAAAAAGAAAGGGGAAATCAAAAAGCACCCCTTTCTCGTCTTGATCTTATCCGACTTCCATTTCCAGTTCTTCAATTCGTTTTTCAAGATATTTTGTATCTTTTTGGGCATGGAAGGTTTCTGATTTTTCGACAATGACAGCTGTATTATACTCAGGGATTCCTGCGAATTGCTCATAAACCCCTTTTGGAATGAGTACATTTCCTTCCGGCCAGTGCACCTGGATGTTTCCGGGTTTCACATCAACAAATCGCGCTTTCCCATGGAATAATCCATGCTTGTTATAAACAACGATTGCATCCCCTTGCTCGATGCCGTATTTTTTCCCGTCTTCTTCATTCATCAAAACATCATAACGTTCCGCCTGATTGAACGGGTCCTGATCGGAATAGATCATGGAATTGAATTGCTTGCCTCGTCGCGTGGTCACATAAAAATGACCTTCTGCTTTGCGGAGCTCTGGAAGATCCATCGCGATCAGATTGCCCTTCCCATCAGGTGTCGGGCATACACCATCTTCACAAAGCCAGGCCCCTCCCCATTGGAATACATCACCTTTCTCTTTCAAATGCTGGATTCCATCATAATTCGGAGCCGCTTTAGCAATTTCATCACGGATTTCCTGCGCATTTTTGAAATCAATAAGGTGTGCTTGTTCTGGCTTTACTCGCTTTGCCAAATCCACGTAGATCTGCCACTCTGAGCGCGCTTCTTCTATTCGAGGACCTTTGATTTCCGGCGAAAAGTAAACCATTCGTTCCGTGGAAGTCGATGTTCCTCCTCCAGGCTGTTCATATCGCGTCATTGCTGGGAGGACGACCACAGCTTCTTTCGCATCAACGAAGGTGGAGGTATTGAAAATGATATCCTGATGCACACGTATATCAACACTTTCCAGGCATTGTTTGACAAAATCAGGGTTCGGCATCGTCTCGAGGAAATTCCCACCCGACATATAGTAAAGCTTCAATTTATGTTCATGCTCTTCTGGAAGCAAAGCATTTTCAAGGGACACACCGACAATATCACCTTGCCATCTTGGTATGGTATATCCCCATACCTTTTCAACACGATCAACGTTTTGATCAGTGAATCCACCGCCTGGAAGAACGAAAGGATCAGCACCCATCTCTCCAGACCCTTGGACTCCTGAATGCCCGCGAATGGGCATGACACCGCAATGTTCTCTTCCTAAAAATCCTTGTAACAGTGCCAGGTTGGCAACTTGCGAGACATTATCCGTGCCGAAGCGATGCTGCGTCAAGCCCATCGACCAGACGAATACAGCGGAATTTGATTTTGCCAAAACTATTGCAAGCTCTTCGATTCGCTCTTTCGATAGTCCAGACGATTTTTCAAGTGTCTCCCAATCATAGGACTGGACTTTTTCTTTCAGTTCAGCGAGTCCAGTGACATGCTCCCGTATAAAATCATGATTGATTGCAGAGCCGGGTGCTTTCTCTTCCATCTCGAACCAGTGTTTCATGATTCCATGCATGAATGCAATGTCCCCGCCAATGTTGACCTGGTAGACGTCATCTGCAATTTTGGTACCAAATAAAGCGGACTCAGCGATCGAAGGAATCCAATATTTCTCCATCGATGGTTCGTAGTAAGGGTTGATGATAATGATTTTCGTCCCTTTGCGTTTCGCTGCGTACATATATTTTGTTGAAACCGGTTGGTTATTGGCTGCAACTGAGCCCCAGAACACAAGGACATCGGTTCCGATCCAATCTTTATAATTACAACTAGAAGCACCAATCCCAAGTGACCTTGTCAATGCAGTTTTTGAAGGTGAGTGACAGATTCGTGAGGCATTATCGATGTTATTCGTACCTAAGAAACGCGCAACCTTCGCTGCCGTGTAATACGATTCATTGGTTATGCCACGTGATGTCAAATAAAATCCGTACTGTTTCGGTTCAAGTTTCTTCATTTTCCCTGCGATGAGGTCAAGAGCGTCATCCCAGGAAAGGCGGCTGAACTTCTTATCACCCGGTTTTCGGATCAATGGATAGGGGATCCTTCCTAGTTTCCGTAATTCTGTACTGCTCTTTTTCCTTAGCTCATCAATGTCTGCATGAATGACTTCAGGCTTCATCTCAGACATCGTATTCAAACGTAAAACATTTAACCTTGTTGTACATAAATGTGGTCCTTGCAACGTTTGGTCCTGTAAACCTGCAACTCCAAGGGCACAACCATCGCATACGCCCTGAGTCAAAATTCGTGTTGCATAAGGAAGATTGTCTTTGTTTTCCCATGCAACTTTTACCGTATCTCGTATGTGATGCGGCTTTATTTTACCTAATCCGAATGGAACCTTGCTCGCCCATAAGGATGGATCGGGACTCTTTGTCAGTTTCATCGGACCACTGTGTTTCGTCTTCCCCATTAATTTCACCTTCCCCCAATCAGCCAAAGATGACCAATTTTATAGTTTAATAGTAGTATGAAAGCGGATACAATTCAACATTGTCCCATTGTTATTAATTTATCGCTTGTGTTTATCGTATCAGATTCTCGGAGAAAATTGTCATTATATGTCCCTTCTTATAAAAGGAGTTCGGTTCAATACTGTTGAAATTAGTTATTAGATTACATAAAAGGAGTCTAGAGGAATGAGGGAAAGTTATAAACTGCGCAACGAGGATTGGCTGGAACGTGCCACGATCCTTGAAATCCAAAAAGCGATGAACAATGGTGAGCTGTCTTCACTGCAGCTTGTCAGTCGTTGTCTGGAATATATCACAAAAAACAACCATGCCGGGGCGAATTTAGATGCTGTACTAGAAGTGAATCCAGAAGCATTGCAAATTGCGGAAACTCTTGATGCAGAACGGAAATTGAAAGGGATGAGAGGTCTTCTGCACGGGGTCCCGGTCCTTTTAAAAGATAATATCGGAACAGCAGACTTGATGCATACGAGCGCCGGATCACTTGCACTCGCGGATCACTATGCGGAAGAAGATGCAACAGTCGCACGGAAACTCCGTGAAGCAGGTGCAGTCATTTTAGGGAAAGCGAATATGACGGAGTGGGCGAACTTCATGAGCCTGTCGATGAAAAATGGGTACAGCTCCAGAGGCGGGCAGGTGCTGAATCCGTATGGGAGTCATTTTGATGTCGGTGGTTCAAGCTCTGGCTCGGCGGTTGCCGTTTCAGCGCATTTCTCAACGCTTGCCATCGGTACCGAAACGTCCGGCTCAATCCTTAGCCCTGCCAGTCAGAATAATGTGGTCGGGATTAAGCCGACAGTGGGGCTTATCAGCCGTGCAGGAATCATCCCGTTGTCACACAGTCAAGATACAGCAGGACCGATTGCACGTTCTGTAACTGATGCAGCAATCTTGTTAGGGGCATTAACAGGGCAGGATCAGAAAGATACGATCACCCAAACAAGCATTGAGCGGAGCTATCACGACTACACGTCTTTCTTGAATGCAAATGCGCTTCATGGCGCAAGAATCGGGGTAGCCCATTCCCTCTATATCGATATTCTCCCTGATCCGCAACGGAAGGTGATGGACAACGCGATCGAGCATATTCGGGAGGCAGGCGCTACCATCATTGAACTTGAATCGATTTCTCCGATGGAGTCCGATCATACGTGGGATTACAACGTCCTGAAGTATGAATTCAAATCTGATCTGAATGCGTATTTAAGTAAACTGCCATCCATCTCTCCGGTTCACTCTTTATCAGATGTGATCCGGTTTAATGAGGAGCATCAAAATCGTGCATTGAAATATGGCCAAGATATCCTGATTGAATCAGATAAGACATCAGGTACATTGACAGAACCGGATTATATTGAGAGTCGATTACGTGATCTACAACTTTCCCGGACAAGGGGAATTGATGTGGTAATGGCAGAACATCAACTGGATGCCCTTCTTTTCCCTAATTCAAACGGCGCAGGGGTCACCGCTAAGGCAGGTTACCCATCCATCGCTGTACCTGGAGGCTTTACAGAAGAGGGGAAGCCTGTAGGCGTAGTATTCTCAGGTCTTGCATTCAGTGAACCTTCCTTGATTGGTCTGGCATATGCGTATGAACAAGCGACGAAACATCGTAAAGCACCTGAGCTGACATGAGGAGACTTCTTTTTTTGAAGTCTCCTATTTTTTGCATATTAGGTTTTTGTAGATAGATCCTCCACTTTTGTAGATAATTTCGGTTATTTGTAGGTAATTTCATGTTTTTGTAATTTATGCCTTGTTTTTGTGGATAGCCACGCTTTTTTTGTAGTTATGGTGCACAGGTGTTCGGAAATTAGGTGTGAAAGCCTGAAAAGTAGTCCTTTTTCTTAATCTAGAGGTGGATTTTTCCGTTTAAAAAGGAAGGGCTGTCCTAAAAGAAAAGTGTCAGACACCTCCAACACAACATTTTGAATCAAAACCACGATTTTTCTCAAAATGTTGTTAAGTTCGGAGAGACTCAGACACTTTTGGGACAGCCCCTTATCTGCTTCTGGTATTCAACTAGTTGGCATAACGGAAGAGAACCCTGTTTACCCCATACTTAGTCAAAAATCGATGGAATCTTCTGCTCACTTCATAGCACTTCAATCCTATCATCAACATTGATTGTGCCGGTCTTTTTTACCGATGCATAAACACCGAAGATCTGTTTGTTTTCCTTGACGACGGTCTTTAGGACGTTTGTATCGACTTCCTGGGTTTTGGCGTCTACATTGACATAGGCACAACGTTCACAGCCTTTTTCAACATGCAGGATTACATCATTTATCTTGATGTCTTTGCCGATCCATGACTCTTCTGCAAAAGGCTTTGCCTCCCCAAGATCCATAACCAGGTTCGGTCGGAAACGCAGCATATCCATTTCCTCCCGGTTACATAACTTTTTCAGTTCTTTCAACGATTCCTTGTACGTAAGTAATAACGGCGAATCCCAATATGACGGTCCTGGGCCTTCCGGGTCTGTATGTACCAAAGAGATACTCATCCCTGCTTTATCCTCGAGATCTTTATGTACTTTCAGGTTACCCTCCTCAAAACGCTCGCCTTCTTTTATAAATACGAGTGTGCCCTCTTCTTCTAGTTTCACATCGTACTCTAATAGAAAAGGTGAATCTGAGATGGTCAGATGGCTTCCTGGCTTATTATTCTTTTCCCATGCGAATATCCGGTCCCCCTCCACCCCATAATCATGGACTCGGATTGCTGATAAAAATTCCCCTTGCATGGATTTTACGGGATAACGGATCAATTCTTTCACTGTACCTGCATGCATATTGAATGACCTCCGATTTTTTTCTTTAATGTTAACTATACGGAACATCTTTACGAATTCCTTTAACATTAGGTTCTGTTAGTTTATATATTTGATTTTTGTGAAATTCACTCCCTTTCAGCGGGCAAACGAAAAGCGGAAGCGACCTGATTAGTCACGTAGGTCAATGGAAAACGGACGGGGAGGCTGTCGCCGTCGCAGGAAGGTTGAAGTGATCCAAGTGACTGGTCGCTGAGCTAGACACCACTTCCTTGCATTTACCTACTTCCGCGAGCTTCGACGTTCACCATAGAACGTACTTTTTGTACAGGATGTACTGACTTCGACGTTCACCATAGGACGTGGTGGTATTTAGTCGAAGTTCATTATTATAGTCGAAGATCCTTTTAAAAACAGTGGGATCTTGCTTAGCTCGCTTTTCCCGCAGGAGTGTCGCAAATTTCTTAAAATCTACAGAGGGTGTTAACAAGTCCTAAAATACAAAAAGATCGCTCCATAGAAAGAAGCGATCCGCGTATAATCATGATTGTAACCGTTGCTGGAATTTTTGAACTGGTGGCGCGAACAATTGGACAAGTGGACCAATCGTGAATGTGACGATCAACGTCCCTAATCCTATAGGACCGCTGAAAAGAAAAGCAACAACGAGGGCAGACAATTCTCCGATCGTTTTTGCAACACCCATACTGACACCCAGTCGTTCCTGGATTGCCAACATAAGTTTATCAATCGGGATGAGCGGGAATTTCGCTTGCAAATAAACAGAAATTCCAAAAGCTATTATCACCATCCCGACTACGAATATGATGATTTGTTGAACTAATCCACTCGTATTGAATTGATCAAAAACCAAGAGCAGCCAGCTGTCAATGAATACTCCTGCTAAAAAGATCGTAATGACAGCAAGAACGTCAGGACGTGTTCGTAAAAGGATTGCATTCAATATGATCAACACAATGCCCACAATGAACACCCAGCTTCCGACGGTCAAACCAATCGTTTTCGAGAGACCGACATTGAGGGCATCCCAGGCACCTGTTCCTAATTCTGCTTTTATCGTTAAACTAACCCCAAGTGATATCAAACTTAGGCCAAGCACAAAACTTATCAAACGTATGATGAATGATTTCATGATGTCTCCCCCAACTTGAAAATTCATTAATCCATCATACCACGTTTGGCTTGAAGAAGGAATCACTCTATTGCATTCCTCATCCTGATCATCGAAAAGCTTAACGTGGAGCTCGGAATTTCATATCTTAAGGATTTCAAAGTCGGTAGACACCGTATTTCGATCCCTTCTTTTTCAAGCAGCTGAGGCAACCTTTCCAGCCTTTGGACAGAGGTAGGAACCACCGTTGAACGGGAGGTGTAATAACCTGCGTTACGATCAAAACACTTAAACGAATCCCCACCAAACGTATATTGATAGAGAACCCCACTCTTCAACCGCTCCACCCAGCGATTTTCAATTACAATGACCATCCTTGTATCCACGTTGAACGTCTGGGTATCTTCAGTTTTGGTGCGAACGTTTTTCCAAAATGCGATCCGTGGACAGTTTCTCGGGAACAGATAGAGAGGGCTGTGCGCTCTGTCTATCGCCCAAACATAAGGCGGCTCCTCCGGAAAAGATGGTGATTTTCGCGGTTGGAACTCCTTGATTTGCCCCTCTTCGCTAAAGTGGTAATATTCGCTCAAGCTTCTCTTTCCTCAATCGTCGAAAGATGTTCAGAACAATTGAGAAGCTTAATATCCCACTTTTCATCAACAAACTGGAAAATTGATACGGATGTATTACCAAAACGGCATCTTTCAAAATCATTTTTCAAGTGTTTCAACAAATGATTGAGTAGAGCGCCATGGCTGACCACGATGATCCGCTCGTTAGGATGTTTAAGCAGCACCTCATCCATGAAGGACCGAATTCTTGCGACAATGCTTTCTTCTTTTTCAAATTTAAGGTCAAGATCCTTCCAGTTCTCGCCCCACCGTTCAATCCGCTCCTCCTCATTCGTGCCTTCCATTTCTCCCCAATGCAGTTCCCGAAGTCTTTCATCCGTTTGTACTGGAAGGTTCAGAACCTCCCCGACTGCTTCTGCTGTCGTTTTTGCTCGGCTCAGGTCACTCGAGTAGATCGTATCCCATTCTCCTCCTTCAAATCGACGGCCTAATGCTTTCGCTTGCATTATTCCTTCTTCATTAAGAGGAATATCTGATTGCCCTTGAGCTCTCGCTTCTAGATTCCAATTTGTAACCCCATGTCTGATGAATGCGATTGTTGTCATATTGAACCCTCCCTGAAAAATTAGCAGAATCGTTATATTCTCTGTTGAATAGCCAATCCCTTTTATTTATTTTAAAGGCTTTGTTAAAGAATGATGTTGATTTCTTCGAAATTCACTCCCTTTCCGCGGGCAAACGAAAAGCGGAAGCGACCCGATTAGTCACGTAGGTCACTGGAAAACTAACGAAGAGGCTGTCAACGCCGGAGGAAGTTTGAAGTGATCCAAGTGACTGGTCGCTGAGCTAGACACCCCTTCTTGCATTTACCTACTTCCGCGAGCTTCGACGTTCACCATAGGACGTGGTGGTATTTAGTCGAAGTTCATTATTATAATCGAAGATCCTTTTGATAACAGCGGGGTCTCACCTGGCTCGCTGTTCCCGCAGGAGTGTCGTGAATTTCGTTTGAAATCAACAACGAAGATTAACAAAGCCATTTTATCCAAAGTTTCCTTATGGAGCCACAGGATTTCTTTTATCAGGAGTGCAATGGGAGGAAGCCCCTCTTCGGACAATGATTCGGGTAGGCTTCCGTTTTTCCCTCTTACAAAACCAAAAAGAAAAAACCTGCGAATACCGAGGTTCTTTCTAGCCTGTCTTTACTTGATTTTTACCATTTCGCTTTGCAGAGTACAGGAGTTTGTCCGCTTTTTCAAAGAATGCTTCTTTACCCATGCCTGCATCGTATTCGTTAACCCCTATGCTAACAGTCACCCGTGATCCTTCCAATACACGGAATGAAATACATTGGATTTTACTTCGGATCCCTTCAATCAACTCGATCGTTCTTTCCATCGGTTTTCCGACAAAGAGCACAATGAATTCCTCTCCACCATAGCGTGCAGCAAAATCATCACTGGTGATCTCCTCCTGGATCAATTCCGCGATTTGTTTCAACACCTCATCACCAGCACGATGGCCATACGTGTCATTGACCTGTTTGAAATTGTCGAGGTCAAAGATCGCCATTTGGATTGAAAAATGATATTGCGAATGGTGTGCAAGCAGTTCGTTTAAGTATTGATGGAATGAGATTTGGTTATACATACCCGTTAAGGAATCGGTTTTCGACAGCTTTTCCATCAGTGTATTTTTTACGAGCAGATCCTGTTGGTCCTCTATTGACTGACGATAATGCTCGGTCAGTTCTAGCCCTCTTTCAGTGATTCCGATAACGGCCAGGGCAGCAATCGATAACATCGCCAGTAATGTGAAATGTTCAATGACACCGATACTACTCCTTAACATAGGATCAATGACGGAAAGTGTGGAATAGCTGACAATGGTCAACACAGTCGTGTATATGATGATCCTCTTTTTGAAATAAGCGCCAGAAGTAAGAATAGGCAAAAACAAAGCCGCTTTCACTATGATTAAATCGGGCCGGCTGTAGATGAAATTAAGCGCAATCAAAAGCCCAGCCGTGATGACGATAAAATCTTTTACAGGATTGTCCAACCGGACTGCAATCTCTGAACCCATGACGATCAAAGCCCCGATTACACCTGGAATAGCTACAAAATAGATCAGGTATTCTCCTAATGGTGCATCGGAGAAATTATAATTGATGAGCTTGATAATGATCGCTAAAAAAATAATCAACCAGTAGACATTGAGAATTTTCCGATTCAATTTTCGAGTATCAAGTTCCATCCGGCTCATGGGCCACCCCGCTTTGAGTAAAAGGCTCTGTTATTCTTCCGAAAATCCCAGCGATCCGTAAGCCTCCTCGCTCGTCCCTCGCTGTGGGGTCTTACCTGGCTCACTTTTCCAGCAGGAGTGTCGTGAATTTCTATTAAATAATATCCACCTTAAAATTCAACAAAACCTAGTAATAAGGAGATATCAGGATATAGACCAATACTCCTGTCAGGCTGACATAAAGCCATAAAGGCATTGTCCACCTTGCAATTTTACGGTGTTTTTCAACTTGCATGGTCAAACCACGGACTAGGGACAATAGTGCTAATGGAACGATGACTGCTGCTAAAATGATGTGGGTGATCAAAATGAAATAATAGATGTATTTTAATGGTCCTTCTCCGCCATATGAAGTTGATTCAGCTAGATAATGATACGAAACGTACGAGATTAAAAACAATGTTGTTGATGTGAATGCGGCAAATATGAAGCGGCGGTGCAGTTTGATGTTTTTACGCAGGATAAACCAAAGCGCTGCTAGTAAAAACACAAAAGTAAAACTATTGAAAACTGCATTCAATAATGGCAATACTGTGATGTCAAAGCCCGTTTCCCCCTCATACTCCGGTAAAAAGAAAAGGACAACGACCAATGCATTTATTAAAATCGATAGGAACACGACGAGTCCCGTGTAGCTTTTTTTATTTGTAGAAGATGGATTCTGATTCATGGTTTCTCTCCTATTCAGTAAAAGTTCTCTTTCAAGAATAAAAGATGTGTGAGCTGCGAGGCAACTTTTTGTCCATGAATCCACAAAAGGTTCAAATCTCACCCAATGATAAATTCATCTTTTCTTACTGATTCTTTCCAAATCTTCTAATACATCTTCTAATGCGAGTAGCTCATATATGATTGTCAGGCGTTGTGAGATATGTCGTTTTGTCCTTGAAGTTTCCGTATCATTACGGCGATCCCTCTCAGAAATGAATAAAGACTCAAGATCTTCTATCAACTTGTCATGTTGTTGTCTTACATCGTGTTCGGGATCCTTTAAGATAGCGGCAATTGATGCGGCGGAATTCATAATGGTCTGAGATTGGTCTGGTGGCAATTTTGCCTTCTCTATATTAAGATATAACAAATTCCCGAAATGATAAAGAATCTTTTGGAAATATTCCAATTTTTTGACAACCACCCCGAATTTCTGGATATCCTTCAAATTGTGTCTTCTGTATTTCCACTCCTCCCGTTGATATTGGGCAAGCGAAAATGTACGTTCTAAATCCTTGCTTAAGCGTTGATATTCGAGCAGCAGGCCTTTTGGGTTATTTCCTTCAATAAACTTTGTCAATAATTGACCCGAACCCTCATATAGTTCGTCCACTTTCTTGATAACCATTTCGTTATATTGCGGGGGAAGAATAATATAATTGATGATGGTCGAAACAACGAGCCCGATCAGCGTTGTGCTGAGTCTCACAAAAAAAGAGTTCACAAATTGGTCTTCCGTTTCTGCAATCATTGCAACAGCCGTCAACGTAGCAACCAACATCCCTGCATCGAGCCGTAATTTGTGACAGACCGCCAGTGTAAGCGTTGCGGCTAAGGCGTAAGCGAGTGAAGATTGCCCAAGCATTGATTCAAAAAGCATGGCAAAACCGGCACCAATCATTGCCGCTGGAAAACGGATCATTCCTTTTTTTATTGAATCGGATGCTGTCGGTTCAACTGTAACGATTGCTGTGATGACTGCAAATAGAGCTGGAAGATTGAAAATGTTACAGATCAGTGCTGTGACGAATGCTGCAAGACCTGTTTTAAGCACCCGGCCTCCAATCCATTTATTTATAGCGAATTTTTTCACTTTTCATCCATCCCGATACACAATTTGTTATCTATTGTACCAATACTAACGACACAGCTCCACCTGTCATTAAATTGCATCACGGAAATTAATGTAACCATTTGTGGCATTTTAAGCCTGTTAAAGGACTTGTTGATTATAAGCGAAATTTGCGACACTCCTGCGGGAAAAGCGAGCCAGGCGAGACCCCACTGTTTTTAAAAGGATCTTCGACTATAATAATGAACTTCGACTAAATACCACCACGTCCTATGGTGAACGTCGAAGCTCGCGGAAGTAGGTAAATGCAAGGAAGTGGTGTTCTAGCTCAGCGACCAGCCACTTGGATCACTTCAAACTTCCTGCGGCGATTGTCAGCCTCCTCGTCCGTTTTCCAGTGACCTACGTGACTAATCGGGTCGCTTCCGCTTTTCGTTTGCCCGCGGAAAGGGAGTGAATCTCGCAGAAATCAACAATAAAACCCTAACAGAGCAGTCATTTTTAAAAACCTTGAAATATTTTCTTTTTAATAGTTCCAAAGAATCCTAATATATGACAAAATAAATACAGGAGTCTGCTAAAAGTGAGGGAAGAAAATGTTTTGTTCGAATTGTGGAAATGAATTGCACACGTATGACCAATATTGTGAAACATGCGGAGCAAAACGCCTGGAAACAGTAGAGCCTACAAGAAAAGACATTAAACGTTGGCACTGGCTGACACCGCTCATAGCCTTCGTCATTACAGCCATCTGCCTATCAGGCTATTTTTATAGTGAACATAATAAGACAAATGCCGCGATGGAATCTTTTAAAAAAGGGGAAACAGCAGCACTCGAAAGTGAGTATAAGGAAGCTCGCAAACATTTCGAAGAAGCATTTACATTACGCTCAGAATTTCCAGCGGCAATAGAAAATAAAAAGCTTGTCAATTCCGCAATCGAAGCAAAGGAACGCTTACATATTGCAAGGAAACATCAAGAGGAACAAGAATTCAACAAGTCCTTTGAACAGATCGAGAAGGCTACCGAAATCGTCTCAGGATACTCGGGGAAAGTGGCCGATACGATCCAACTAGATATAAAGAATACAAGAATGCATGTAAATGTTGCTGAGATCAGATACGAAATGAACGGAAAAACGAAGCTTGAAGAGCTGGAGCCGCTCCTCATAAAAGCAGAAAAGTTCGATATTGAAGAAGCAGAAGAAATTGCCGAAGACCTCCGCAACCGGATTGCAAACATCGCCTATGCCCAAGCGAATGAACTACTGACAGACCATCAGTTCTCTGCTGCACTTGCCTCTGTAAAAAAAGGATTATACCACGAACCGAAGAACGAGAAGCTCATCAACTTGAAATCGACCATCCAGAATGAACAAGCCGCTTTCGAAAAGGCGGAGGAACATCGACTTGAACAAGCTCTCATTGCAGCCGCAGAAGAAAAAGAACGTAATATTAATGATGCTCTAGAGGTCATCTCTCTCAAAACGTCGTTGAATGAATTGGGAGACCTTGTCGTCAAAGGGACTGTCAAAAGCAAAGCTACCGTTCCAATCAACTCTATTCGTGTTTCTTATTCCTTAGTTGATAAGAAGAAAAAAGTATTTGATGAAAATGAAGTCTATATCTATCCTGATATTCTATATCCTGGCGAAAAAGGAACATTTGAATATACCCATTTTATGATCGATAAAAAGCTTGACGTTAAATTCAATCAAGCGAATTGGTATTTAAAATAAGCTCTCTGTTATTCTTTATGTTGATTCGCGAATTGCACTCCTTTTCCGCGGGCAAACGAAAAGCCGAAGCGAACCGATTAGGCACGTAGGTTACTGGAAAACTGACGAGGAGGCTGTCGCCGCCGCAAGAAGTTTGAAGGGATCCAAGTGACTGGTCGCTGAGCTAGAACACCACTTCCTTGCATTTACCTACTTCCGCG includes:
- a CDS encoding aromatic acid exporter family protein; translation: MKKFAINKWIGGRVLKTGLAAFVTALICNIFNLPALFAVITAIVTVEPTASDSIKKGMIRFPAAMIGAGFAMLFESMLGQSSLAYALAATLTLAVCHKLRLDAGMLVATLTAVAMIAETEDQFVNSFFVRLSTTLIGLVVSTIINYIILPPQYNEMVIKKVDELYEGSGQLLTKFIEGNNPKGLLLEYQRLSKDLERTFSLAQYQREEWKYRRHNLKDIQKFGVVVKKLEYFQKILYHFGNLLYLNIEKAKLPPDQSQTIMNSAASIAAILKDPEHDVRQQHDKLIEDLESLFISERDRRNDTETSRTKRHISQRLTIIYELLALEDVLEDLERISKKR
- a CDS encoding DUF420 domain-containing protein, coding for MNQNPSSTNKKSYTGLVVFLSILINALVVVLFFLPEYEGETGFDITVLPLLNAVFNSFTFVFLLAALWFILRKNIKLHRRFIFAAFTSTTLFLISYVSYHYLAESTSYGGEGPLKYIYYFILITHIILAAVIVPLALLSLVRGLTMQVEKHRKIARWTMPLWLYVSLTGVLVYILISPYY
- a CDS encoding zinc ribbon domain-containing protein, which produces MFCSNCGNELHTYDQYCETCGAKRLETVEPTRKDIKRWHWLTPLIAFVITAICLSGYFYSEHNKTNAAMESFKKGETAALESEYKEARKHFEEAFTLRSEFPAAIENKKLVNSAIEAKERLHIARKHQEEQEFNKSFEQIEKATEIVSGYSGKVADTIQLDIKNTRMHVNVAEIRYEMNGKTKLEELEPLLIKAEKFDIEEAEEIAEDLRNRIANIAYAQANELLTDHQFSAALASVKKGLYHEPKNEKLINLKSTIQNEQAAFEKAEEHRLEQALIAAAEEKERNINDALEVISLKTSLNELGDLVVKGTVKSKATVPINSIRVSYSLVDKKKKVFDENEVYIYPDILYPGEKGTFEYTHFMIDKKLDVKFNQANWYLK